The Xanthomonas sp. CFBP 8443 genome has a window encoding:
- a CDS encoding DUF6587 family protein: protein MSTSMSLLLQYVVIALAVLLSAWVVLKKQFPGTARKLRSAIALRLLKPNRASWLQALGRKIAPAASGGAGACGGCDSCGPAPPRRH, encoded by the coding sequence ATGTCCACGTCCATGTCGCTGCTGCTGCAGTACGTCGTGATCGCGCTGGCGGTGCTGCTCAGCGCGTGGGTGGTGCTGAAGAAGCAGTTTCCCGGCACCGCGCGCAAACTGCGCAGCGCCATCGCCTTGCGCCTGCTCAAGCCAAACCGCGCGTCCTGGTTGCAGGCGCTGGGCCGCAAGATCGCGCCTGCGGCCAGCGGCGGCGCCGGTGCGTGCGGCGGCTGCGACAGTTGCGGTCCGGCACCGCCGCGGCGGCATT